The Paenibacillus spongiae nucleotide sequence CCGGCTTCGGCAAGCTGAAGAGCCAGAAGGGGGATGGCGTCGATAAGGCGCTGCAGGAGCAGGCGAAGGAGCTGCGCGATATGGCCAAGGCTGTCGTCGCCGACCTGCAGGACGAATTCTTCGTCCGTTCACCCGGGGAGTTCGCCGCCGAGCTGCGGGATCTGGCTCCGCTGATGCATACGCTGGCCGGCCTTGCCGAGGAGTTCGGGATCCGCTTCGAGTCCGCTAAACGAGAGAAGGGTCTGCTCGATTTTGGCGATATGGAGCATTATTGCCTGCGCATTCTGCGCGATCCGTCTTCAACGCCTGGCAGTGCTGTTCCATCTGCTGCAGCTTTGGAATACCAGGCGCAGTTCGACGAAATATTGCTCGACGAGTACCAGGATACCAACATGGTTCAGGAAGCGATCGTTACGCTGATCGCGCGCTCCGGGGAAGGAAACCGTTTCATGGTCGGCGATGTGAAGCAGAGCATCTACAGGTTCCGTCTGGCTGAACCGAATCTGTTCCTTCGCAAATACAAGGCATACGGAACCGATGACGGTAGACGGTTTTTCGAGACGCTTCATAGGGAAGAAGCAGAAGACGCTTCAACCGAAATTTCAACAAAGACGGCTCTGATGACCCCGTTAGAATCGGCAGAGCCGGCCTCAAGCGAAGAGTTCGGCTTGAGAATCGATCTGGCGCGGAATTTCCGCAGCCGGCAGGAGGTCGTTGACGGAACGAACGGGGTATTCCGGGCGATCATGCGCGAGACGGTAGCGGAGATGGATTACGATGAGCGGGCTGAGCTTGTATGCGGAGCGTCATACCCGCCAGCAGGCGATGGGGGTTCTCCCGATCGCTATGCGATTGAGTTTGCGCTGCTCGACAGAGGGACCGGCGGCGATGAGCCGTCTTCGGAACAAGAAGCGGCCGCTGACTCGTCCGACGAGGAGCAGCCGGCGACGATGGAGGATCTGCAGACCGTGCAGCTGGAAGCGCGCTGGATCGCGAATCGGATCCTGCAGCTGAAAGGGCTGGAGACGCCGCTCCATGCGCATATTGATGCGCCGTTCGAGCCGTATGACGGGAAGCGGGGAAGCAAGCGCGCGCTTGCCTGGCGCGATATCGTCATTCTGCTGCGTGCGGACAAGCAATGGGCTCCTGTTATCATTGAAGAGCTGCAGGCGAAAGGGATACCGGCTTACGCGGAGCTGAGCAGCGGCTACTTTGAAGCGACCGAGGTCGAGACGATGCTGTCGCTGCTCCGCGTCATCGATAATCCCTATCAGGATATACCGCTTGCAGGTGCGCTGCGCTCCCCGGTTGTCGGATTGACGGGAGAGGAGCTGGCGCTCATCCGGATCGCGGCTGGCCGCTTGTCATATTACGATGCCGTACGCAAGGCGGAGGGCGATCCGTCGCTGCCGCAAGGCACGCGAAGCAAGCTGTCGGACTTCCTTAGCCGCCTGGAGAGCTGGCGCGAAGAGGCCAGGCAGGGGGCGCTCTCCGAGCTGCTGTGGCGAATCTTCCGGGAAACCGGCTATTACGATCTGGTAGGCGGCATGCCGGGAGGACTGCAGCGGCAGGCGAATCTTCGCGCTCTGCATGATCGGGCGCGCCAATACGAGGCGACATCCCTGCGCGGGTTATTCCGTTTTCTCCGCTTTATCGACAGGATGCGCGAGAGCGGCGGGGACTTGGGGACGGCCAGAGCGTTGGGCGAGCAAGAGGACGTCGTTCGCATCATGTCCATCCATAAGAGCAAGGGATTGGAGTTCCCGGTCGTCTTCGTTGCCGGTCTTGGCAAGCTGTTCAACAGGCAGGACTTGAACAGCCCGTTCCTGATGCATAAGGAGCTGGGCTTCGGACCGCGCTTCGTGGATACGGAGCTTCGGGTCAGCTATCCGACGCTCCCGTACTTGGCCATCCGGGAACGGCTGCGCATGGAGTCGCTTGCAGAAGAAATGAGGATTCTGTACGTAGCGCTTACGAGACCGAAGGAGAAGATGTTTCTCGTCGGTACGGCGGCGGATGCCGCCAAGCTGCTGCAGCGCTGGCAAGCCTCCCTCGATGCGGACGGACAGCTGCCGGATTTCCGGCTTGCGCAGGCAAAGCGGTTTCTGGATTGGGTCGGGCCGTTAGCGATGCGAGACGGTATTCCGCTCGCAGTCTATGAGATGGAAGATGAGCGAGAAGGCGTGGAAACCGAAAGGTTTGCTGCGCGTCATGAAGACCGGCTTGTCGAACGCTTGACGCTCGAAGGCGAGAGGTCGAATGATGCCATAT carries:
- a CDS encoding UvrD-helicase domain-containing protein; its protein translation is MRTADYPKKPEGSTWTDDQWKAIVADGSNILVAAAAGSGKTAVLVERIIRKITADTDVDRLLVATFTKAAAAEMKERIRIALEKELDKRPESEHLRRQLALMGRASITTLHSFCLDVIRKYYSLIGLDPGFRIANQTEADLLRMDVLDALFEERYAEAEQHDTGFTELVERFGGERGDGPLYALVMRLYQFSQSHPWPAVWLKETAAAFDVEDASGLGETQWVESLAGTVELALEGAERLLLQALDVTRLPGGPDAYAATFNDDLAVIRMLRSRVDSTPWEAWHEAFRAAGFGKLKSQKGDGVDKALQEQAKELRDMAKAVVADLQDEFFVRSPGEFAAELRDLAPLMHTLAGLAEEFGIRFESAKREKGLLDFGDMEHYCLRILRDPSSTPGSAVPSAAALEYQAQFDEILLDEYQDTNMVQEAIVTLIARSGEGNRFMVGDVKQSIYRFRLAEPNLFLRKYKAYGTDDGRRFFETLHREEAEDASTEISTKTALMTPLESAEPASSEEFGLRIDLARNFRSRQEVVDGTNGVFRAIMRETVAEMDYDERAELVCGASYPPAGDGGSPDRYAIEFALLDRGTGGDEPSSEQEAAADSSDEEQPATMEDLQTVQLEARWIANRILQLKGLETPLHAHIDAPFEPYDGKRGSKRALAWRDIVILLRADKQWAPVIIEELQAKGIPAYAELSSGYFEATEVETMLSLLRVIDNPYQDIPLAGALRSPVVGLTGEELALIRIAAGRLSYYDAVRKAEGDPSLPQGTRSKLSDFLSRLESWREEARQGALSELLWRIFRETGYYDLVGGMPGGLQRQANLRALHDRARQYEATSLRGLFRFLRFIDRMRESGGDLGTARALGEQEDVVRIMSIHKSKGLEFPVVFVAGLGKLFNRQDLNSPFLMHKELGFGPRFVDTELRVSYPTLPYLAIRERLRMESLAEEMRILYVALTRPKEKMFLVGTAADAAKLLQRWQASLDADGQLPDFRLAQAKRFLDWVGPLAMRDGIPLAVYEMEDEREGVETERFAARHEDRLVERLTLEGERSNDAIFEETGLEANKVVPFPSANPFLQWKKGVVPASLLGMEAAAAVQTDEAAEAEFADRLQAVHELIPVFESPEEALEIERRLAWEYPYRTATQIPAKTSVTEMKRLHAQTDLDDQSEVLLIPSSAGGTQASDTDRAGHGWNGEDAGSTGWDGANDQVEQVELVFGEAFETAAVPEAETVFETEPFVKASGGGEYTFRLRRPKFMEEAALTAAERGTVSHLVMQHIPLESQVDEQTVHDTVQRLLERRMLTELQAGAVNSEAVAAFFREEVGQRLLHASWVRRETPFSCTFPAERVYPQATESYGGEPILIQGVIDCLFRDEHGLVLLDYKTDRITMKQWDKAAERHRFQLTLYAEAVMRILGEPVDACYVYFFDGGRAVQLF